In Kwoniella dejecticola CBS 10117 chromosome 7, complete sequence, the genomic stretch TGTCATTGTGAAGTGGCTAGATCGGCAAATCATCAAATTGGACAACAAGTTAATCAGCTACAATACTCATTTACCAATTTCGCCTGCTTGATAATCGAGTTGGACGAGGGTCAGGTTTAGCTTGATTGGATTCTAAACTCACTCTCCTCGACTATGATACTGCCTCATGCGTCTCATCCTCTGGGGCAAAGTCAAATTTATACCTAATTTCTTGAGATCGCGCACTACACCGCCTGTGGAATGGATTTGGTTCGATAAAGAATTTATGACTGATCGTAAATTGACCTATACACGTACCCGTATTCATCAGTCCGTTGAACCCCTGGGCGTTTGAGTTCGATGCAGTCCGAGGTGTACACTCTACATTCATACTCACGGACGATTCGGTGTTGTGTACCGCTATGCAGAATAGCTCGTATAATGGCATCTTGGCGGAAAATATATCCTTTGACTGTGGCTGGTTCAGTTGCTGTCGAGATTGCTTCGTTGAATAGTGTCGAGGTGGTAGTGCACAATGCACGATGAATGGTGCATCTCCAGGAGTCAATCTCGAAAAGTCAAAATACAACGGGCAGCTTACAGCTTGAACGATCGACCAGGTCATTTCGGATAAAATACATGAAATTCATTTGGGAAATATTCCTACGGTGACAGGTGACGGTAGGATTTCCCTTTCAACCAAGTCAAAACACCTTGTCCTTTTGCGcttcttcgtttcttcttcctcatcacgAAGATACATAGGTACATCATTTAAAACGCATACGCCATGTCGGATACTCCCCCACATGATGCTGCACCTGTCAATGGGCGAGACAAGACTCCAGAATTAGTTAGGTGAGTTGCCCCTATTATTCATCAACAGAGCCTTTCATTGCCATCTGGATAACAGCTGACCTCTGCAATGCGCACCAGTTCCCGTGAGAAACGTCGTcgtgaggacgaagaagatgatcgtGACGCACATCGTGATAGGTCTCATCGACATTCGCGAAGACACCGAGAACGAGACGagaatggcgatggcgatggcaaCGAGCGAGACGACCGCGACCGTGATCAtgacagagacagagacagggacagagacagagacagagacagagaaagaagacacCGAAGACATCGTGAGGATGAgaccgaggaagaaagacgagaacgacatcgacgaagggacgaagagaccgaggaagaacgcagggaacgaagaagacgaagagaggaagagacggaagaagaaagggaagaacgtcatagacgaagaagggaaagggatcACGAACGAGAACGGgaaagagaacgaagacACCGTGATCGATCGAGAGAAAGCCATAGATCCTCCGCGAGTCATCGACTTGCCCGTCCTGATCCCGAGACTCGCGCGCagtcgcaatcgcaatcgcacGACGGCAGACCTAATCTGAAGGAAAtgacaagggaagaaaaaGAAGCTGAACGCGAGAAACGTGATAGGGAAATGGCCGAGGAGAAACGCGAAGCTGCGAGAGCCAGAGAAGCGAGATTTGCCGAGGTGAGCAAGGATTTCTATCGATTTTCATATCTTCTCACAATTATCGGTGAGCTGActcatcgatgatgatcctTGTTGTGACAGATGGACCGAGAACGAGAGCTTGAAAGACGCAGAATGCGCGATGAAGAACGAGGCATGTCACCTATGAGAAGACCTCGAAGACCATCCCCATCATACTCTTCGCCTGCTCCACCAAGAGAGCGGGATCGAGAACCTCGAGACCCAGCAACGGCGTTGCTGAATGAAGTGGAAAGGGAGCAAAGATCGATCTTCGTTTCTCAATTGTCTGCAAGGTTGACTTCTCACGATCTAGGGTCTTTCTTCGAGGATAAATTGGGAAGAGGCGCCGTGAGAGACGCGAGGGTAGTCACTGATAAAGTCACCAGGAGGTCCAAGGGGTGAGTCTCTTTCAGCTGTCGTTGCGTTGGAAGGCGGTGTCAGCTGACGATTGGACTTCACGCAGTATCGGATATGTAGAGCTGGATGCTGTAGAACTGGTCACCAGGGCTGTAGCTGTAAGTCGAGCCTAAGCTTAGCATCTACGCAGAAGACTTACCAAAAACTGCTATTCCCCTATCTTGTAGCTCACCGGAACGATCGTCCTGGGTTTACCAATCAACGTGATGCTTACGGAGTCCGAACGAAATAGAGAAGGTCCAGTCCCGTCTGCGTAAGTTAGATCGGCATTTCGCCCTCATAGTTGAGACTGATGTGAGCAAATTGTTTTAGTGTCGGGTCAGACGGAATGCCTCGACCAGCAGTCACCTTCGGTCATACCTTCCCACCACTGTCCACGGGTTTAGCTTTGCCACCAGGAGTCGAGGTTGATGCGCACAGAGACGCTGCTATCCCCTTCCACAGGTTGTACATCTCCAATCTCGCCTTCAGTCTTTCCGCGGACGATCTGAGACAGGTATTCGAACCTTTCGGCGAGATCGAATTTGTTGATTTGCACATCGACTTCGTGAGTTGCCTCCCTCCCTGCAGCTCGCTGAGACGTCAGAGTAGCTGACATCTTTCACGCAGTCCGGCTTGAAGAAGGGAACAGGCTACGTCCAGTACAAAGATCTGAAAGCTGCTCAGATGGCTCTAGATGCTATGGCTGGATTCGAACTTGCAGGCAGACCAagtgagcttcttcaaccatCAATCAGGTCTCAGTCCGATCCCAGTCGGGTAGgatggtcaagctgacttgcgatGCGTAGTCCGAGTCCAAACTGTACAAGATCGTGCTTATGTAGCCACGGAGCAAATTGAGGATAACGGGAATTACGGGACTAGACTTGATGCCAATCAAAGACAACAACTCATGTTCAAGCTTGCTAGGGCCGAGCCGACCGTC encodes the following:
- a CDS encoding mitochondrial 37S ribosomal protein bS6m, yielding MPLYELFCIAVHNTESSVNLRSVINSLSNQIHSTGGVVRDLKKLGINLTLPQRMRRMRQYHSRGDHFTMTFDTSPIVLKRLDETLRRDPSIIRWTLLKRASKVKDLNKPLNPSIEFAEIESLSQKF